The Streptomyces sp. HSG2 genome has a segment encoding these proteins:
- the mqnC gene encoding cyclic dehypoxanthinyl futalosine synthase, which yields MTEKADLQPILDRAAAGGRITPDEALVLYRDAPLHALGAAADAVRRHGYAGSEHIATYIIERNINYTNVCVTACRFCAFYAAPKDKEKGWTRGLDDILRRCAETVELGGTQVMFQGGHHPDYGVEYYEEHFSAIKREFPQLVIHSLGASEVEHMARISGVSVEEAVTRIHRAGLDSFAGAGAELLPERPRKAIAPLKESGERWLEIMEIAHGLGVESTSTMLMGTGETNAERIEHLRMIRETQDRTGGFRAFIPYTYQPENNHLKGRTQATIFEYLRMIAVARLFLDNVRHIQGSWLTTGKEIGQLSLHYGADDLGSIMLEENVVSSAGARHRSNRLEIIDLIRGAGRVPAQRSTTYEHLVVHDDPADDPTDERIVSHLSSTAIEGGTAHPELTLLAAD from the coding sequence ACCGCGCCGCCGCCGGTGGGCGGATCACCCCCGACGAAGCCCTGGTCCTGTACCGGGACGCCCCGTTGCACGCGCTCGGGGCCGCGGCGGACGCCGTGCGAAGGCACGGCTACGCCGGCAGCGAGCACATCGCCACGTACATCATCGAGCGCAACATCAACTACACCAACGTGTGCGTCACCGCCTGCCGGTTCTGCGCCTTCTACGCGGCTCCCAAGGACAAGGAGAAGGGCTGGACACGCGGTCTGGACGACATCCTGCGCCGGTGCGCCGAGACGGTGGAGCTGGGCGGCACCCAGGTGATGTTCCAGGGTGGTCACCACCCCGACTACGGCGTGGAGTACTACGAGGAGCACTTCTCCGCGATCAAGAGGGAGTTCCCGCAGCTCGTCATCCACAGCCTGGGGGCGAGCGAGGTCGAGCACATGGCGCGGATCTCCGGCGTCTCCGTCGAGGAGGCCGTCACCCGGATCCACCGGGCCGGGTTGGACTCCTTCGCCGGCGCCGGCGCCGAACTCCTGCCGGAGCGGCCCCGCAAGGCCATCGCGCCCCTGAAGGAGTCCGGCGAGCGCTGGCTGGAGATCATGGAGATCGCGCACGGGCTCGGCGTGGAGTCCACGTCCACCATGCTCATGGGGACCGGCGAGACCAACGCCGAGCGGATCGAGCACCTGCGGATGATCCGCGAGACGCAGGACCGCACGGGTGGCTTCCGGGCCTTCATCCCGTACACCTACCAGCCGGAGAACAACCACCTGAAGGGACGCACCCAGGCGACGATCTTCGAGTACCTGCGGATGATCGCCGTCGCCCGCCTCTTCCTGGACAACGTCCGGCACATCCAGGGTTCCTGGCTGACCACGGGCAAGGAGATCGGGCAGCTATCCCTGCACTATGGCGCCGACGACCTGGGCTCGATCATGCTGGAGGAGAACGTCGTCTCCTCGGCCGGCGCCCGGCACCGATCCAACCGGCTGGAGATCATCGACCTGATCCGCGGCGCGGGCCGCGTCCCGGCACAGCGCTCCACCACCTACGAGCACCTCGTCGTGCACGACGATCCGGCCGACGACCCGACCGACGAGCGAATCGTCTCCCATCTGTCGTCCACCGCGATCGAGGGCGGGACCGCGCACCCCGAACTCACCCTCCTCGCGGCCGACTGA